A single genomic interval of Mucilaginibacter robiniae harbors:
- a CDS encoding sensor histidine kinase, which translates to MRKKEIYYHIIGWIVYLAYIGIGYIIEPTSFVHELFTFSFQIVKILQFYLLYLWIYPKYLAGRKLPQLVAGLLLSIAFFTAVRYLLEEVIIFHVFHLHNYFNTTPIGYIVDNLYFGTSALVLSLAVYSSFHALRKEQENKSLREEKIQAELAFLKTQINPHFLYNTLNYIYSLAYPVSEKLADAVIKLSNLMRYMLTESADGTVDLQKEVNYIENYISVFQMRFEDAFFVDFVVEGDIAGKRIASLILVPFVENAFKHGVVNDPNRPIRIRLKLISNRLMFTVSNQINRNQKDHSTGIGLPNIRRRMELIYPGKHELLIAENGQTYKATLNIEL; encoded by the coding sequence ATGAGAAAGAAAGAAATCTACTATCATATTATCGGCTGGATTGTGTACTTAGCTTACATTGGTATTGGCTATATTATTGAACCCACCTCGTTTGTACACGAGTTATTCACTTTCAGCTTTCAGATTGTTAAGATATTGCAATTCTATTTACTATATTTATGGATATATCCTAAATACCTGGCCGGTAGAAAGCTGCCGCAGCTTGTTGCTGGCTTATTACTCAGCATTGCCTTTTTTACCGCTGTTCGGTATTTGCTGGAAGAAGTAATTATCTTCCACGTTTTTCATCTCCATAATTACTTCAATACCACACCCATCGGTTACATTGTTGATAATTTATATTTTGGTACATCAGCTTTGGTGTTAAGCTTAGCGGTTTACAGCAGCTTTCATGCCTTGCGTAAAGAACAAGAAAACAAATCGTTGCGTGAAGAAAAGATACAGGCTGAACTGGCCTTTTTGAAAACACAGATCAACCCGCATTTTTTATACAATACGCTTAATTACATTTATTCGCTGGCTTATCCGGTTTCAGAAAAGCTGGCTGATGCTGTTATTAAACTATCGAACTTAATGCGCTACATGCTTACCGAGAGCGCGGATGGCACAGTTGACTTGCAAAAAGAGGTTAACTATATTGAAAACTATATCAGCGTTTTTCAGATGCGTTTTGAAGATGCCTTTTTTGTAGATTTTGTGGTAGAAGGCGACATTGCAGGCAAGCGCATTGCCTCATTAATTCTGGTGCCATTTGTGGAAAATGCGTTTAAGCATGGTGTGGTTAATGATCCTAACAGACCTATCCGCATACGCCTAAAACTAATCAGTAATCGCTTAATGTTTACCGTAAGTAACCAAATTAACCGCAATCAAAAAGATCACTCTACAGGTATTGGCCTGCCGAATATTCGCCGCCGTATGGAATTGATTTACCCCGGCAAACATGAATTGCTTATTGCCGAAAACGGACAGACCTACAAGGCTACATTGAATATTGAACTTTGA
- the ileS gene encoding isoleucine--tRNA ligase: protein MYKEYKQLNLSQTGKDVLEFWKQNNIFEKSISSRPASNPYTFYEGPPSANGMPGIHHVMARSIKDIFCRYKTLKGFQVKRKGGWDTHGLPIELAVEKSLGITKDDIGKKISIEDYNAACRKEVMRYTDIWNDLTEKMGYWVDLENPYVTYENEYIETLWWILKELYSKDLLYKGYTVQPYSPKAGTGLSSHELNQPGTYRMVKDTSIVGQFHLKAEQQHPLIPVLFEEAGEDTCMLAWTTTPWTLPSNCALAVGDDVVYVKVKTFNPYTYLPVSVVLAKDLVSRYFKAEGQNASFEEYKGGDKIIPWQIKAEFKGADLVGLRYHQLMPYVMNDDLRQNAFRVIAGDFVTTDDGTGIVHTASVFGADDFRVARENGVPAVMVLDEAGKEVPLVDKQGKFVAEVTDFAGKYVKEEYYTDEERAQPDFKPTDVLISIKLKEENKAFNVQKYEHSYPHCWRTDKPVLYYPLDSWFIRTTAVKEKLVALNKTINWKPESTGTGRFGNWLENLVDWNLSRSRYWGTPLPIWREEDGTEEKCIGSIAELKAEIQKSIAAGFLPADFDIADLHRPYVDNVVLVSANGKKMLREPDLIDVWFDSGAMPYAQWHFPFENQEQFADAYPADFIAEGVDQTRGWFFTLHAIAVMLSETSEQIKQVNEKNGNPGVAFKNVISNGLVLDKNGNKMSKRLGNAVDPFATIEQYSADATRWYMISNASPWDNLKFNIEGLDEVRRKFFGTLYNTYSFFALYANIDRFNYNEPDIELSQRPEIDRWVLSLLNTLTQEVDGHFADFEPTKAARAIQDFVDEHLSNWYVRLSRRRFWKSDNSADKTSAYQTLYTCLITIAKLMSPIAPFFAERLYNDLNTTTGKENCESVHLADFPVYHTELVDKALEARMQLAQDISSLSLSLRKKVGINVRQPLSKILLPILDKDFEQQVEQVKELILSETNIKGIEYITDTAGFIKRKIKPNFKALGQKVGKDMKAVAAAITELSQDEIAKLEIEGSIVLPTTGHTVLSTEVEIMAEDVPGWQVANLGKLTVALDVTVTDELKQEGISRELINRIQNLRKASNFEVTDKINVRLTDHPLISEAVKNNLSYICAEILAADIQLDATLMEGEKTVIDETEIIILIRKI, encoded by the coding sequence ATGTACAAGGAATATAAGCAGTTAAATTTATCGCAAACAGGCAAAGATGTATTGGAGTTTTGGAAGCAGAACAACATCTTTGAAAAAAGCATTAGCAGCCGTCCGGCCAGCAATCCTTATACTTTTTATGAAGGTCCGCCATCGGCCAATGGTATGCCGGGCATTCACCATGTAATGGCCCGTTCTATTAAAGATATTTTCTGTCGTTACAAAACTCTAAAAGGTTTTCAGGTAAAACGTAAAGGTGGCTGGGATACGCACGGCTTGCCTATTGAGCTGGCTGTTGAAAAATCATTAGGTATTACCAAAGACGATATCGGTAAAAAAATATCGATTGAGGATTACAATGCAGCCTGCCGTAAAGAAGTAATGCGTTATACCGACATCTGGAATGACCTGACCGAAAAAATGGGCTATTGGGTTGACCTAGAAAATCCTTACGTTACTTACGAAAACGAATATATTGAAACGCTGTGGTGGATACTGAAAGAACTGTACAGTAAAGATCTATTGTACAAAGGTTACACCGTACAGCCTTATTCGCCTAAAGCAGGTACTGGCCTGAGCTCGCATGAGTTGAACCAGCCGGGTACTTACCGTATGGTGAAAGATACTTCTATTGTAGGGCAGTTTCACTTGAAAGCCGAACAGCAGCACCCGTTGATACCCGTATTGTTTGAAGAAGCTGGTGAAGATACTTGCATGCTGGCCTGGACTACTACGCCTTGGACCTTACCTTCTAACTGTGCGTTAGCGGTAGGGGATGATGTGGTTTATGTAAAAGTAAAAACCTTTAATCCGTACACTTACCTGCCGGTAAGTGTTGTGCTGGCTAAAGATTTGGTTAGCCGCTATTTTAAAGCTGAAGGGCAGAACGCATCGTTTGAAGAGTATAAAGGCGGTGATAAAATCATCCCTTGGCAAATTAAAGCTGAATTTAAAGGGGCTGATTTGGTTGGTTTGCGCTACCATCAGTTGATGCCTTACGTAATGAATGATGATTTGCGCCAAAATGCCTTCCGCGTAATTGCCGGCGATTTTGTAACCACAGATGATGGTACTGGTATCGTGCATACGGCTTCAGTTTTCGGTGCAGACGACTTCCGGGTAGCTCGTGAAAATGGCGTACCTGCGGTAATGGTGCTGGATGAAGCTGGTAAAGAAGTACCGCTGGTAGATAAGCAAGGTAAGTTTGTGGCCGAAGTAACCGACTTTGCGGGTAAGTATGTAAAAGAGGAATATTATACTGATGAAGAACGCGCACAGCCTGATTTCAAACCTACAGATGTACTCATCTCCATTAAGCTGAAAGAAGAGAACAAAGCGTTTAACGTTCAAAAATATGAACACAGTTACCCACATTGCTGGCGTACAGATAAACCGGTATTATACTATCCGCTGGATAGCTGGTTTATCCGCACTACAGCAGTAAAAGAAAAGCTAGTAGCCCTAAATAAAACCATCAACTGGAAACCTGAATCAACGGGTACAGGTCGCTTTGGTAACTGGCTGGAAAATTTGGTGGATTGGAACTTGTCGCGTTCACGTTATTGGGGTACACCGTTGCCGATCTGGCGTGAGGAAGATGGTACAGAAGAAAAATGTATTGGTTCAATTGCTGAACTAAAAGCCGAAATACAAAAATCTATAGCAGCAGGCTTCTTGCCGGCTGATTTCGATATTGCCGATTTGCACCGCCCTTATGTAGATAACGTGGTGCTGGTATCAGCTAATGGCAAAAAGATGCTTCGTGAACCAGATTTGATTGACGTTTGGTTTGATTCAGGCGCTATGCCTTATGCACAATGGCATTTCCCATTCGAAAACCAGGAGCAATTTGCAGATGCCTATCCGGCTGATTTCATTGCCGAAGGCGTAGATCAAACTCGTGGCTGGTTCTTTACCCTGCATGCTATTGCGGTAATGCTGAGTGAAACCAGCGAACAAATCAAGCAGGTAAATGAAAAGAACGGTAATCCAGGTGTCGCGTTCAAAAACGTAATCTCAAACGGTTTGGTATTGGATAAAAACGGCAATAAAATGTCGAAACGTTTAGGCAATGCTGTTGATCCATTTGCTACCATTGAACAATATAGTGCTGATGCTACCCGCTGGTACATGATTAGTAATGCTTCACCTTGGGATAATCTGAAATTTAACATTGAAGGCTTGGATGAAGTGCGTCGCAAATTTTTCGGTACGTTATACAATACCTATTCTTTCTTTGCCTTGTATGCTAATATCGATCGGTTTAACTATAACGAGCCGGATATTGAACTAAGTCAGCGCCCTGAAATTGACCGTTGGGTATTATCATTATTGAATACCTTAACTCAAGAGGTAGATGGTCATTTTGCCGATTTCGAGCCGACTAAAGCGGCTCGTGCTATTCAGGATTTTGTGGATGAGCACCTGAGCAACTGGTACGTGCGCCTGAGCCGTCGCCGTTTCTGGAAATCAGATAACTCGGCAGATAAAACTTCGGCTTACCAAACACTATATACCTGCTTAATTACTATAGCTAAGTTAATGTCGCCTATTGCGCCATTCTTTGCCGAACGTTTGTACAATGATTTGAATACCACCACAGGTAAGGAAAACTGCGAATCGGTGCACTTGGCTGATTTCCCGGTTTATCATACCGAGTTGGTAGATAAAGCCTTGGAAGCGCGTATGCAACTGGCACAGGATATATCATCCTTATCTCTATCATTGCGTAAAAAGGTAGGCATTAACGTGCGCCAGCCATTGAGCAAAATATTGCTGCCAATACTGGATAAGGATTTTGAACAACAGGTAGAACAGGTAAAAGAACTGATTTTATCAGAAACCAACATTAAGGGTATAGAGTACATTACCGATACGGCTGGCTTTATAAAACGTAAAATCAAACCTAATTTTAAGGCACTGGGCCAAAAAGTAGGTAAAGACATGAAAGCTGTTGCTGCTGCCATAACCGAACTTAGTCAGGATGAGATTGCCAAACTGGAGATTGAGGGTAGTATAGTACTTCCGACAACCGGACACACTGTACTTTCTACTGAGGTGGAAATTATGGCTGAGGATGTTCCGGGATGGCAAGTCGCTAACTTAGGCAAACTAACTGTCGCTTTAGATGTTACCGTTACCGACGAACTTAAACAGGAAGGCATATCGCGCGAGTTAATCAACCGCATTCAGAACCTGCGTAAAGCGAGTAATTTTGAAGTTACTGACAAGATAAATGTACGCCTAACAGACCACCCACTAATCAGTGAGGCTGTAAAAAACAATTTATCCTATATTTGCGCCGAAATTTTAGCTGCTGACATTCAGTTGGATGCCACTTTAATGGAAGGTGAGAAAACGGTAATTGATGAAACTGAAATAATCATCTTAATAAGAAAAATATAA
- a CDS encoding S41 family peptidase, translating into MKKKLSVLIAVASFPLILFAQKPLSGADSARKVIDTIINYARAKSIYRNHVNWTALTDSINKHSAHVQSVQQVMPSVSLIYELLGDYHGFVSYNRKIYKWRPKKAVVDTVKYKSLLAKMKQKPAVEARMLEEGYGYLLIPTNNPTQYGEDDRLAQQIQDSLTTLHPEKLKGLVIDLRTNPGGDMYPMILGVGNLLGNGKLGSFVDPVSHKQEVWGIKGKAIYTGTDTVCRLNKLGTAATKLKVVVLIGPNTASSAEATVISFMGRKNTWFVGEKTGGYTTANQSFRVWDLNVFMATGVEADRNGKVYLDYVLPNQFIIAGDDFNNLNKDAKVIAALAWLHHQ; encoded by the coding sequence ATGAAAAAGAAACTTAGTGTTCTGATAGCAGTTGCCAGTTTTCCGTTGATACTGTTTGCTCAAAAACCTTTATCGGGTGCCGATAGTGCACGTAAAGTTATAGACACCATCATCAACTATGCTCGTGCTAAATCAATTTACAGAAACCATGTTAACTGGACTGCACTTACAGATTCGATAAATAAGCACAGTGCTCATGTCCAATCAGTGCAGCAGGTAATGCCTTCTGTAAGCCTGATTTATGAACTATTAGGCGATTACCACGGATTTGTTAGTTATAACCGGAAAATTTATAAATGGCGGCCTAAAAAGGCCGTTGTAGATACTGTAAAATACAAAAGCCTACTAGCTAAAATGAAGCAAAAGCCCGCTGTTGAAGCACGTATGCTTGAAGAGGGCTATGGCTATTTACTTATCCCGACCAATAATCCTACACAATACGGAGAAGATGACCGATTGGCCCAACAAATTCAAGATTCACTAACTACTCTACATCCTGAGAAATTGAAAGGCTTGGTAATTGATTTACGTACTAACCCAGGCGGTGACATGTACCCCATGATTTTAGGCGTTGGTAACCTGTTAGGAAATGGAAAGCTAGGCTCATTTGTTGATCCTGTTTCGCACAAGCAGGAAGTTTGGGGTATAAAAGGCAAAGCTATCTATACTGGAACAGATACCGTTTGCCGCCTAAATAAATTGGGTACTGCAGCTACCAAGCTTAAGGTGGTGGTACTGATAGGTCCAAATACAGCCAGCTCCGCTGAAGCAACAGTCATAAGTTTCATGGGTCGGAAAAATACCTGGTTTGTTGGCGAAAAAACAGGTGGATATACCACAGCTAATCAGTCGTTCCGGGTTTGGGATTTAAATGTTTTTATGGCAACTGGCGTTGAAGCCGACCGAAATGGTAAAGTGTATCTTGACTATGTATTGCCTAATCAATTTATTATAGCTGGAGATGATTTTAATAATTTGAATAAAGACGCCAAAGTTATAGCAGCTTTAGCTTGGTTGCATCATCAATGA
- the recO gene encoding DNA repair protein RecO: protein MLHKTRGIVFKVTDYGETSVVVQIFTEKFGLQSYIINGVKRPKAKISRSMLQPLALLDLIVYYKNTGAVQRISELKNAPLLQHLPYDIVKSSIALFLNEILYKAIKQQTADEQLFEYIFRGIELLDNLTVGLANFHLLFLLGLTRYLGFYPDASQSADADYFDMRNGVFVRYKPESSLYLSPPHTQNFHQLLTYGFEQLGDIKLSHDERKYLITRLLEYFALHVEGFGNIRSQEVLEEVLG from the coding sequence ATGTTGCACAAAACACGAGGCATTGTTTTTAAAGTAACCGATTATGGTGAAACCAGCGTTGTTGTGCAGATTTTCACTGAAAAGTTCGGCTTGCAATCATACATTATTAACGGAGTAAAACGTCCTAAGGCTAAAATAAGCCGTAGTATGTTGCAGCCGTTAGCTTTATTAGATTTAATAGTTTACTACAAGAATACTGGTGCCGTACAGCGCATAAGTGAATTAAAAAATGCACCATTATTACAACACCTTCCATACGATATAGTAAAAAGCAGCATTGCTCTTTTTTTGAATGAAATTTTATACAAAGCCATCAAGCAACAAACAGCCGACGAGCAGTTATTTGAATATATTTTTAGAGGAATTGAATTATTAGATAACTTGACAGTAGGCTTAGCTAACTTTCACCTGTTGTTTTTATTGGGGCTTACCCGTTATTTAGGTTTTTACCCGGATGCTAGCCAAAGTGCTGATGCCGATTATTTTGACATGAGAAATGGTGTGTTTGTACGCTATAAACCCGAAAGCAGCTTGTATTTATCGCCGCCACACACGCAAAACTTTCATCAACTACTAACTTATGGCTTTGAACAGCTAGGAGACATCAAACTCAGCCATGATGAACGCAAATATTTAATTACCCGACTATTAGAGTACTTTGCCCTGCATGTTGAAGGATTTGGCAACATCCGTTCGCAGGAGGTGTTAGAAGAAGTACTTGGATAA
- a CDS encoding outer membrane beta-barrel family protein, with translation MKSLISHLLLLFICSATIAQTRIISGKVIDASQQPLTGATVTLLHLPDSVTTAAKMADAEGKYTFSNIKDGKYIVKASMVSFGSAYTAAFQYKGEAFIVPTLTLADKGRNLKEVTVTSTVPQLQQKSDRLVVNVEKLNTTGDNALDVLKKAPGIRLDKDDNILYRNNAGVVVMIDGRRTYMSSTELSNYLKSMPGNTISKVELIPNPPGNYDAEGTAGMINIILKHNTLQGYSGTANINASYGKYGKVYGGINLNYNTGKFSTYARVNTGYYDSYNKMTLSRQIGSEVYNQYNYWHPKTTSTSYTIGTDFYASKRSTFGVMLKGYNNPTHADVTSQSESYNSAGQQIGSVTGVSPQTSNVGTYNLNLNYSFAIDTIGQKLNMDADYVYSNSTAGQYYTNSYYNGAGILAGAPVQLRNSSPVNYNIKAIKADYVLPLANQWQFEAGLKSSWVGTHSNVVFDSLKTVGYVTDPKRSNDFKYDENINAAYVTFSKPFGKQWDIKASLRAEQTISTANSLTRNEIVKRNYWQLFPSAFVTYKINANNQLNASFSRRISRPNYNSLNSAIRYTDAYTAIQGNPYLQPSISESYVFNYTYKSFQVLSLSYLKVHDDVSNVINQNDQTKESITTYQNLGSTQTLSATSAGSFNIVKWWNVNPEVDAAYNRVNTQVQGVPYVSRRFSWSGNVDQNFFLPQNFKVTLSAQYYSPSISGLSRTLSGSQIDAGVSKTLMDKRMTLSFKVRDIFFGNRYRSVLQYNNVNTRWNNEWESRRFTLGLTYNFGNTKLKAARNRQGGSTAEQGRM, from the coding sequence ATGAAATCTTTAATCAGCCACTTATTACTATTGTTTATTTGCAGTGCCACAATCGCCCAAACTCGTATCATCAGCGGTAAGGTAATTGATGCCAGCCAGCAGCCATTAACTGGGGCTACAGTAACATTGCTTCATTTGCCTGATTCTGTTACAACTGCCGCCAAAATGGCCGATGCAGAAGGTAAATATACTTTCAGTAATATCAAGGATGGAAAATATATTGTTAAAGCCAGTATGGTAAGTTTTGGCAGTGCTTATACTGCAGCTTTCCAATACAAAGGTGAGGCATTTATAGTTCCTACTTTAACTCTAGCAGATAAAGGACGCAACTTAAAAGAGGTAACAGTCACTTCTACCGTTCCGCAGCTACAGCAAAAAAGTGACCGGTTGGTGGTGAATGTAGAAAAGCTAAACACTACTGGCGATAACGCGCTGGATGTGTTGAAAAAAGCACCCGGTATTCGGCTGGATAAAGATGACAATATTTTGTACCGCAACAATGCCGGTGTGGTGGTCATGATTGATGGCCGCCGTACGTACATGAGCAGTACTGAGCTGAGTAATTATTTGAAGTCGATGCCTGGTAATACGATCAGCAAAGTAGAACTAATCCCTAACCCACCAGGCAACTATGATGCAGAAGGTACTGCCGGCATGATAAACATTATTTTAAAGCATAATACTTTGCAAGGCTACAGTGGTACGGCTAATATAAATGCCAGTTATGGCAAGTATGGCAAAGTTTATGGCGGTATTAATCTTAATTATAACACAGGCAAGTTCAGTACTTATGCACGGGTAAATACAGGTTATTATGATTCTTATAATAAGATGACCTTGAGCCGTCAGATTGGAAGCGAAGTTTATAACCAATACAATTATTGGCATCCTAAAACAACCTCAACCAGCTATACTATCGGGACTGATTTTTACGCCAGCAAACGCAGTACCTTTGGTGTAATGCTGAAAGGATATAATAATCCTACTCATGCAGATGTAACCAGCCAATCAGAAAGCTACAATAGTGCAGGTCAGCAAATTGGCAGTGTAACAGGTGTTAGCCCGCAAACATCAAATGTGGGCACTTATAACTTAAACTTGAATTACAGCTTTGCTATTGATACTATTGGTCAGAAACTAAATATGGATGCTGATTATGTGTACAGCAATTCTACAGCAGGCCAATATTATACCAACTCGTATTACAATGGTGCCGGTATATTAGCGGGTGCTCCGGTACAGCTCAGAAATAGTTCGCCGGTAAACTATAACATCAAAGCCATTAAAGCTGACTACGTGCTGCCTTTAGCTAACCAATGGCAGTTTGAAGCAGGCTTAAAAAGTAGTTGGGTAGGTACCCACAGCAATGTGGTGTTTGATTCATTGAAAACTGTAGGGTATGTAACTGACCCTAAACGCAGCAATGATTTTAAATATGATGAAAACATTAATGCCGCTTATGTAACCTTCAGCAAACCTTTTGGCAAACAATGGGATATAAAAGCCAGTTTGCGTGCCGAGCAAACTATATCTACCGCCAACTCACTCACCCGAAATGAAATTGTAAAACGTAACTATTGGCAGCTATTTCCTAGTGCTTTTGTTACTTATAAAATAAATGCCAACAATCAGCTTAATGCCTCATTTAGTCGCCGTATCAGCAGGCCTAATTACAATTCATTAAACTCAGCCATCCGCTATACCGATGCATATACGGCTATACAGGGCAATCCTTACTTGCAGCCATCTATTTCTGAATCTTATGTATTTAATTACACTTACAAAAGCTTTCAGGTATTAAGCTTAAGTTATTTGAAAGTACACGATGATGTAAGCAATGTTATCAATCAGAATGACCAAACTAAGGAAAGTATTACAACTTATCAAAACTTAGGTTCAACCCAAACGCTAAGCGCTACATCAGCTGGCAGCTTCAACATTGTTAAATGGTGGAATGTAAATCCCGAAGTGGATGCTGCATATAACCGGGTAAATACACAGGTACAAGGTGTGCCATACGTAAGCCGCAGGTTTTCTTGGTCTGGCAATGTGGATCAAAACTTCTTTTTGCCTCAAAACTTCAAAGTAACCTTGTCTGCACAATACTACTCACCATCTATTTCAGGCTTATCTCGTACCTTATCAGGCTCGCAGATTGATGCCGGCGTAAGCAAAACTTTAATGGACAAACGCATGACCTTAAGCTTTAAAGTACGCGATATATTTTTCGGTAACCGTTACCGCAGTGTCCTACAGTACAATAATGTGAATACCCGCTGGAATAATGAGTGGGAAAGTCGTCGGTTCACTCTAGGCCTAACTTATAATTTTGGTAACACTAAACTGAAAGCAGCGCGTAATCGTCAAGGTGGCAGCACTGCTGAGCAAGGGCGTATGTAA
- a CDS encoding LytR/AlgR family response regulator transcription factor produces the protein MIRCLAVDDEAYAVKIIADYINKIPFLELTGTTTSAIDALTRVQQGEIDLVFLDIQMPDLTGLQFLKLCGNKCKVILTTAYPEYALEGYEHDVIDYLLKPIAFDRFLKAAQKALNYLAPTLAAPPLPPAPTPSLGIETPAPSDYVFLKGESKNKFLKVDYSDILYIEGLKNYVSVFTPQQRIVTYQTLRDLETQLPQPPFYRIHKSYIISVDKLRMVDGNMVYIQDQAIPIGETYRDGFFKIIREEG, from the coding sequence ATGATACGTTGCCTTGCAGTTGATGATGAAGCCTATGCAGTTAAAATCATTGCTGATTACATCAACAAAATACCTTTTCTGGAACTGACGGGTACTACCACCAGCGCTATTGATGCTTTAACCCGTGTACAACAAGGTGAAATTGACTTGGTATTTTTAGATATACAAATGCCTGACCTGACTGGCTTGCAATTTCTAAAACTCTGCGGCAACAAGTGTAAAGTTATCCTAACCACAGCTTATCCTGAATATGCATTAGAAGGCTATGAACATGATGTAATTGACTATTTATTAAAGCCTATTGCCTTTGATCGCTTTTTAAAAGCTGCACAAAAGGCGCTCAACTATTTAGCTCCAACGTTGGCTGCACCCCCACTTCCGCCTGCACCAACGCCTTCGCTCGGCATTGAAACACCTGCACCCTCAGATTATGTTTTTTTAAAAGGAGAAAGCAAAAACAAGTTTTTGAAAGTGGACTACAGTGATATTTTATACATTGAAGGTTTGAAAAACTATGTTTCGGTATTTACACCGCAGCAACGCATAGTTACCTACCAAACCCTGCGAGATTTAGAAACGCAATTACCCCAACCTCCTTTTTACCGCATACATAAATCATATATCATTTCGGTAGATAAACTACGCATGGTAGATGGCAACATGGTTTATATACAAGATCAGGCTATTCCTATAGGAGAAACCTACCGGGATGGTTTCTTTAAAATCATTAGGGAAGAGGGGTAA
- a CDS encoding SDR family oxidoreductase, with protein MDLKLTNKVAIVLAASKGLGKAVATTLATERAIVIIASRTEDDLNKAAEEIRQAAPEAQVIAIPTDVSKASDAENLIRKTAEQFGRIDILVNNAGGPPFDQFEKFDDEQWQKAFDLNLMSVARLSRLALPHMKKIGSGRIINIVSGSTKSVLANSVLSTSMRLGVVGMSKLMADEFGAYNITVNNVGPGTILTDRVKHTLPPGQDPDEALKERAEKIPLKRIGQPHELAALVAFLASEQASYITGTTIQVDGGASRSIY; from the coding sequence ATGGATTTAAAATTAACTAATAAAGTAGCTATAGTATTAGCTGCCAGCAAAGGTTTAGGCAAAGCTGTTGCAACCACGCTGGCTACCGAAAGGGCTATTGTGATTATAGCATCGCGCACAGAAGATGATTTGAATAAGGCAGCCGAAGAAATTCGACAAGCTGCACCAGAAGCACAAGTAATCGCTATACCGACAGATGTATCTAAAGCTAGTGATGCTGAAAATCTGATTCGGAAAACAGCAGAGCAATTTGGCCGAATAGATATTCTGGTTAATAATGCCGGTGGACCGCCATTTGATCAGTTTGAAAAGTTTGATGACGAGCAATGGCAAAAAGCTTTTGATCTGAACTTAATGAGCGTTGCCCGTTTGAGCCGTTTGGCTTTGCCGCATATGAAAAAAATAGGTAGCGGTCGTATTATCAATATTGTGAGCGGATCTACCAAATCGGTACTGGCAAACTCCGTGCTCTCAACCAGTATGCGGTTAGGCGTAGTAGGCATGTCAAAATTAATGGCTGATGAATTTGGCGCTTATAATATTACCGTGAATAACGTAGGACCAGGTACTATTTTAACCGACCGGGTAAAACATACGTTGCCACCGGGGCAGGATCCTGATGAAGCGTTGAAAGAACGTGCTGAAAAAATACCATTAAAACGTATAGGGCAACCTCATGAACTGGCAGCATTAGTAGCGTTCCTGGCATCTGAACAAGCTTCGTATATTACAGGTACTACGATACAGGTAGATGGCGGGGCCAGCCGGAGCATTTATTAA